A window from Armatimonas rosea encodes these proteins:
- a CDS encoding menaquinone biosynthetic enzyme MqnA/MqnD family protein: MNTFNFKLGSVPYLNARPLTDWFSETDEGRALGASVEFILPSLLAPRLEPGDFAAGLVSAVAWVRRPQLTYAPGVSVACDGPVRSVRVFSQVPVEKIKRVALDTSSLTSVTLTKILLEERFGLTPEYTPMAPELATMLADHDAALLIGDKGYRDYDPGLVALDLGEIWKDWTQLPFVFALWIGRPDLLTPELCAQLLKAKEWGVSHLELVAARRASEHGESLERASAYFSHAIVYDLGEREEAGLRLFAEKVRAHGLI; the protein is encoded by the coding sequence ATGAACACGTTCAATTTTAAGCTGGGCTCCGTTCCGTACCTCAATGCGCGCCCGCTCACGGACTGGTTTAGCGAGACCGACGAAGGCAGGGCGCTGGGGGCGAGTGTTGAGTTTATCCTGCCGTCGCTCTTGGCCCCGCGCCTTGAGCCCGGCGACTTCGCCGCGGGCCTTGTCTCCGCTGTCGCGTGGGTGCGGCGTCCCCAGCTGACCTACGCGCCAGGAGTCTCCGTGGCCTGCGATGGCCCCGTGCGCTCGGTGCGCGTCTTTTCCCAAGTGCCCGTGGAGAAGATCAAGCGAGTCGCGCTGGATACCTCGTCGCTGACCTCCGTGACTCTGACCAAGATCCTGCTGGAGGAGCGCTTTGGGCTGACCCCGGAGTACACCCCGATGGCCCCGGAGCTCGCTACGATGCTCGCCGACCACGATGCCGCGCTCCTGATCGGCGACAAGGGCTACCGCGACTACGATCCCGGTCTGGTCGCTCTCGATCTTGGTGAGATCTGGAAAGACTGGACCCAGCTACCGTTTGTCTTCGCGCTCTGGATCGGCCGCCCGGATCTCCTGACCCCCGAGCTGTGCGCACAGCTTCTTAAGGCCAAGGAATGGGGCGTCTCGCACCTGGAGCTCGTGGCCGCCCGGCGCGCCAGTGAGCACGGCGAGAGCCTGGAGCGAGCGTCTGCTTACTTCTCCCACGCCATTGTCTACGACCTTGGGGAGCGTGAAGAGGCTGGTTTGCGGCTCTTTGCGGAAAAAGTTCGGGCACATGGCCTTATCTAG
- a CDS encoding HEAT repeat domain-containing protein, whose amino-acid sequence MSMDVSPTGTKFTPRKVLGGALLALIGFGVINFGIQTYFTRSQLGLVASKDASSQEQGVTQLMGRKVLFDALQGGAPPETRLAAIVTLQKMSDGGKNKDAFEQLLQMCKDPDTESAEKKTHPVRDAARAAVAAVGATYAERLLDAAKDPDSNIRDGARDALKKIGAPLKEQMAKRLSDGGLRGPIGDILTSIGPDTIPLIVPYLTDEKIKDDAGAKITLIETLGKFKVAEAATPLLPFIDDKDPNVRRAVITSLANIGDPVGAPVLIQALSSPDTDASARAAAAGALGGIGTPEANAAMLKALSDYDTFVGVAAAAGLRRAGGSATTQLAQALTDPSPWVRSLAAEAAGGQRTATLATKALTDSDPAVRAKAAAALGDVLFRAAGIRQALAALASAADDKARDAAVTDLIRFGAEQETNAVGAPPAAKTSLIAYYTAKRDAEKDDKKKAPWDKKIAALSAPSLAPALAQPTEFLPLITALSDKEGASEAAAIALGRLGTVAVEALKAKLGSGDDTLAYYASKALATVGRDAVPGLLPLATEGNPAARWAAITLGEIRDPKAASALEALTKSASEDTAFVAQAALSKVKPG is encoded by the coding sequence ATGAGCATGGATGTTTCGCCGACAGGCACAAAGTTTACTCCGCGCAAGGTCCTGGGCGGAGCTCTGCTGGCGCTGATTGGGTTTGGGGTGATCAACTTCGGGATTCAGACCTACTTCACCCGGAGCCAGCTAGGTCTCGTCGCCAGCAAGGATGCGTCGTCGCAGGAGCAAGGGGTTACCCAGCTAATGGGCCGCAAGGTCCTCTTCGACGCCCTCCAGGGCGGCGCTCCCCCCGAGACCCGGCTCGCGGCCATTGTGACCCTGCAGAAGATGTCCGACGGCGGCAAGAACAAGGACGCCTTCGAGCAGCTCCTCCAGATGTGCAAAGACCCCGACACAGAGTCTGCGGAGAAGAAGACCCACCCCGTGCGCGATGCCGCGCGCGCCGCGGTCGCCGCCGTCGGTGCCACCTACGCCGAGCGCCTGCTCGATGCCGCCAAGGACCCGGACAGCAACATCCGCGACGGTGCCCGCGATGCGCTAAAGAAGATCGGTGCGCCGTTAAAAGAGCAGATGGCAAAGCGGCTCTCGGATGGCGGCCTGCGTGGGCCCATCGGCGATATCCTCACCAGTATCGGCCCGGATACGATCCCGCTCATCGTCCCCTACCTCACCGATGAGAAGATCAAAGACGATGCCGGGGCCAAGATCACGCTGATCGAGACGCTCGGCAAGTTCAAGGTGGCGGAGGCGGCCACTCCCCTGCTGCCCTTTATCGACGACAAAGACCCCAATGTGCGCCGTGCGGTGATCACAAGCCTCGCCAATATTGGGGACCCCGTGGGCGCTCCCGTGCTGATCCAGGCACTCTCGAGCCCAGACACCGACGCCTCCGCGCGTGCGGCTGCCGCAGGGGCGCTGGGAGGAATCGGGACGCCCGAGGCCAATGCGGCGATGCTCAAGGCCCTCAGCGACTACGACACGTTTGTGGGGGTCGCGGCGGCGGCGGGTCTGCGCCGTGCGGGTGGCTCAGCCACGACCCAGCTCGCCCAAGCCCTCACCGACCCCAGCCCTTGGGTACGGAGCCTCGCGGCAGAGGCGGCGGGTGGTCAGCGCACCGCGACCCTCGCCACCAAGGCCCTCACCGACAGCGATCCCGCCGTCCGTGCCAAGGCCGCGGCTGCCCTTGGGGATGTCCTGTTCCGCGCCGCCGGGATTCGTCAGGCACTCGCCGCCCTTGCAAGCGCTGCGGACGACAAGGCCCGGGATGCCGCTGTGACCGACCTGATCCGCTTTGGCGCAGAGCAGGAAACCAACGCCGTGGGCGCACCACCTGCAGCAAAGACCAGCCTGATCGCCTACTACACCGCCAAGCGCGATGCCGAGAAAGACGACAAGAAAAAAGCCCCCTGGGACAAGAAGATCGCCGCTCTCTCGGCCCCGAGCCTCGCCCCCGCGCTCGCCCAGCCCACCGAGTTTCTGCCCCTGATCACCGCGCTGAGCGATAAAGAAGGTGCCTCCGAGGCCGCAGCAATCGCACTGGGCAGACTGGGAACTGTCGCGGTCGAGGCGCTCAAGGCAAAGTTAGGAAGCGGAGACGATACCCTGGCGTACTATGCGTCCAAGGCCCTCGCAACAGTCGGCCGGGATGCCGTCCCCGGTCTCCTGCCACTGGCAACCGAGGGAAACCCCGCCGCCCGCTGGGCCGCGATCACCCTCGGCGAGATCCGCGACCCGAAAGCCGCTTCTGCGCTTGAGGCGCTCACTAAGTCCGCCAGCGAGGACACGGCCTTTGTTGCCCAGGCCGCTCTGTCCAAAGTCAAGCCGGGATAA